In a single window of the Clarias gariepinus isolate MV-2021 ecotype Netherlands chromosome 16, CGAR_prim_01v2, whole genome shotgun sequence genome:
- the sgo1 gene encoding shugoshin 1, with protein MVRERVVQKKSFQQSLDDIKEKMKEKRTKRLASASAASRGLSKLKNTASVKPFVLKSVQVNNKALALALQAEREKVRQAQGVILQLKRERQALIFHLLMMKRALTEGGVARTTQASPVDEQKLVVRQETRPRVDEQTEAVTQEKKLCPLESLTQQDEDEVFGGSSNSEASLPSTVGMRRLRGGRKRSERRRSSLFSPASMDTCVTEEVEPQNFEHSRVVQDVTKREPVAEKTAARCRRSLRTESVDAPKAALDSELSDFSTVQHSTPEPPQRCVSRQTKRKAAQSATKPEPGCKAERAPLKKPWEKPRARSKTRAAAGGSAPAPSDRLNSSLGSNDTFDFDCEEAVHITPFRGGSKASEALPSPVTMPSPVAPPPPAPADEHSSSSDIEQDSDDSLYVPDRKFRRTRDPPPRRARSKRRSAKTRGKENSAPKQNRVGLEFSGPINTRAGGTDASLSTNTVLNLPQSPAADLPFTELLLSPTAKECNPSAPDLECAQAAAVGKEEVSSPPDIPAPKVGLMVIDSPLFELTSCPNQLSAQENSTAVVMDKTRRRKGGLVVRSCLGLALSDVTNLSPAVYQTPLQGRDSTPSHGRKRRCTGIVSYKEPSISSKLRRGDKFTDTQFLRSPIFKQKSRRSLKAMEKYNESFVGCR; from the exons ATGGTTCGTGAGCGCGTGGTCCAGAAAAAGTCGTTCCAGCAGAGTCTGGACGACATTAAGGAGAAGATGAAGGAGAAGAGGACCAAGCGTCTGGCGAGCGCGTCTGCTGCGAGTCGAGGGCTCTCCAAGCTGAAGAACACGG cctcGGTGAAGCCGTTCGTGCTGAAGAGTGTGCAGGTGAATAACAAGGCGCTGGCGCTGGCTCTGCAGGCCGAGCGGGAGAAGGTACGGCAAGCGCAGGGGGTCATTCTGCAGCTGAAGAGAGAACGACAGGCGCTCATCTTTCACCTGCTGATGATGAAGAGGGCCCTGactgaagggggtgtggccagAACTACACAG GCGTCTCCTGTAGACGAGCAGAAGTTAGTCGTCCGTCAGGAGACCAGGCCCAG GGTTGATGAACAGACTGAAGCTGTGACTCAGGAGAAGAAGCTTTGCCCCCTCGAGTCTCTCACTCAGCAGGATGAAG ACGAAGTTTTTGGAGGCTCCAGTAATAGCGAGGCCTCTTTGCCCTCCACTGTCGGAATGCGTCGTCTGCGAGGTGGACGGAAGCGCTCTGAGCGGAGGCGGAGCTCGCTGTTTAGTCCTGCCTCTATGGATACTTGTGTAACGGAAGAGGTGGAGCCTCAGAACTTTGAACACAGTAGAGTTGTCCAGGATGTCACTAAACGTGAACCTGTCGCTGAAAAGACTGCGGCCAGATGTCGGAGGTCGCTCCGGACAGAATCGGTTGATGCTCCTAAAGCGGCGCTGGATTCCGAGCTTTCGGACTTCTCGACCGTGCAGCATTCGACCCCGGAACCGCCACAGCGCTGTGTGTCCAGGCAGACAAAGAGGAAGGCAGCGCAGTCTGCGACCAAGCCAGAGCCAGGCTGCAAGGCAGAGCGTGCACCGCTGAAGAAACCCTGGGAg AAGCCACGTGCCCGCTCTAAGACTCGCGCGGCGGCAGGCGGATCTGCTCCCGCTCCCAGCGACAGGTTGAACTCCTCACTGGGCAGCAACGACACGTTCGACTTCGACTGCGAGGAGGCCGTCCACATCACGCCTTTCCGAGGAGGAAGTAAAGCCTCTGAAGCCCTGCCTTCTCCCGTCACCATGCCCTCTCCTGTTGCTCCGCCCCCTCCTGCTCCAGCAGACGAGCACTCCAGCTCTTCAGACATAGAGCAGGACTCAGACGACAGCCTGTATGTTCCAGACAGGAAGTTCAGAAGGACTCGCGACCCCCCGCCGCGTCGTGCCCGCTCCAAGAGAAGGTCCGCTAAGACGCGAGGGAAGGAGAACTCCGCACCAAAGCAGAACCGCGTGGGTTTGGAGTTCTCTG GACCTATAAACACACGTGCAGGAGGTACAGACGCCTCCCTGTCGACGAACACAGTACTAAATCTCCCACAATCCCCTGCTGCTGACCTGCCGTTCACAGAGTTACTGTTATCTCCAACTGCTAAAGAGTGCAACCCGTCAGCTCCAGACCTGGAGTGTGCTCAAG CTGCTGCAGTTGGAAAGGAAGAGGTGTCTTCTCCACCTGATATCCCTGCTCCAAAGGTGGGGCTTATGGTGATTGACAGTCCTTTATTTGAATTGACAAGCTGCCCGAACCAATTGTCAGCGCAGGAGAACAGCACAGCTGTGGTGATGGACAAGACGAGGAGGAGGAAAG GTGGTCTCGTTGTTCGTTCCTGTCTAGGCTTGGCTTTGAGTGACGTGACAAATCTCTCCCCTGCAGTCTATCAGACGCCTCTGCAGGGCCGAGACTCCACCCCCAGCCACGGCCGCAAGAGACGCTGCACCGGCATCGTCAGCTATAAGGAGCCGTCGATCAGCTC TAAGCTGCGGCGTGGAGACAAGTTCACAGACACACAATTCCTGCGCTCGCCCATATTTAAGCAGAAATCTCGGCGATCCCTCAAAGCCATGGAGAAATACAACGAGTCTTTTGTGGGCTGTCGCTAA